One Streptosporangium becharense genomic window, AGCGGCAGCCCGGACAAGGATCCCGTGTTCTATGATCTCGGGCCTATGGGCCCATCACGCACGCTGTCCGCCGCGGAAATCTCTTCGGAGCGACTCCTGCTTCGCAGAGCGTTGCACGATGCCGACCGTGAAGGGTTCATCGAGCTTTCGACCGATCCCGAGGTTCAGGCGTACATCGGCGGTCCCCGGCCTCGGAGTGACGTCGAGCAGCGCTTCGACGCAGCAATCGCCGACGCGACATCCAAGCCCGGCGCTTATGTCATCGCGGACAGCACGACGAACCGATTTATCGGAACGTTGATGCTCGCCCGCCGGTCGGCCGAGGCCCCCGGACATGTCACCGAGGATGGCGGGGAACTGGAACTGGGCTACGTACTGCGGCGCAGCGCATGGGGCGTGGGGTTCGCATTCGAGGCCGCGACGGCCGTGTTGCGCGCTGCGGCTGACGAACTCCCCGACCAGCCGGTCTTGCTCGTGACCCAGACCGCGAACAAGCGATCGCTGAAACTCGCCGCCCGCCTTGGCTTTCGCCCCGTCAGCACGTTCGAGGAGTACGGCGCCGAGCAGACCCTCTGCGTGGCTCCCCTGTCCATGTTCAAAATTTGATCACAGCCGGAGTCGACCCGGTGTGGTGGACATCCGACCTCTGGGGAACCCCGGTTCCAGGACTTCGTCCGCTGCCGCCTGAGTATTCGGGACTGAGGTGCCCCGAATCTTCATGAAGCCGTCCGGAAAACGCGGGGCTCCTCATGACGTTGGAGACCGGCACCGGCGGACGGTCTGCAGATGACCAGGAGGGTCGCCCTATCGGTGGACGCGGTCGCCGGTGAGGCCGGTCATGAGGAGATCGGCGAGCCGCCGGTACGCCTCCGCGTCGTCCAGGCCGGTCGCGGCCTTGATCTCGCCACGCTGGACGGCGGCCATCACCTGTCCCACCGCGGCCCCCACGAACGAGGCGTCGACGGGGCGTAGCCGCCCGGCCTCGACCCCTTCGGCGACCAGGTCGCGCACCCGCCCGGCCGCCATGCGGGTGTTGTCCAGATAGACCTCGTTGGCCGGCGCGAACGCGGCGAGGTCGGCGTAGAACGCCGGAGACGCCGGTCGCAGCTCCCCGGCGACCGCCTCCAGGTAGGAGGCCAGCCGCTCCCCCGCGTCGCGCACGGCCACCCGGGCCTCGATCCGGGCCGCGGCGCCCTTGAAGAACGCGCGCACGACCGTGACCACGATCTGTTCCTTGCTCGGCGCGACCAGGTACAGCGTGCTCTTCGAGCAGCGCAGCCGCCTGGCCAGGTCTTCGACGCTGAAGGCGGCGAAACCCTCGGCCAGGAAGAGGGTGAGCAACTCGCCGATCATCTCCTCGCGGCGTGCGCGTGACTTCTCCGACAGGCCTCTGACCATGGCTCAAAAGTACCAGGGACGATACCTCGGTACTTGAACGAGTACGAGTCGTCGGGGCCGCGTTGTGACGAGGGCCGACAGATGGCCGGTCCCGACCGTCACAGTGCAGGTCAGCAGGAGGCCAGGACGGGGAGTGAGTAGTGAATCCTCCCAGGTGCGGGTGGAGGCTCCACCGAACTCGGACGATTCATGACCTGTGTGGTTCACATGACTCGTGTGGTCCGCTTGATCCGCGTGGTTCGCATACTCTGGGTGCGCGTGACGGCCATGTCCGTGGTTCTTCTCACGCTCGAGGCGACCAATGCGGTGTGGACTCAGGCACGGCAATCCTCCAGGCCCACATCTTGTCTCAATCCCGCCTACCTCATACGGGGTTCGGGTATATGGAAACGACTCTTTCGGAAGCGCATTCCATGACATCAGGACCGGCTGAATCACGAGCTCGCCATTCGCCGGCCGACGGCAGGAACGACACCTGACCCGATGTCCACGACGGTCGGTAGAATTGAAATTTCACCGGTGGATGGGAGTTTCATGCGATGCGTGGTCTGGGAGAGCTGGAGTCCACGGTCATGGAGCGCCTGTGGTCGTACCGCCGGCCCACGTCGGTCAGGGATGTGCTCGAAGACCTCCGCCGTGAGCGGGAGATCGCCTATACCACCGTCATGACGGTGATGGACAAGCTTCACAAGAAGGGCCTGCTCCGCAGGAAGGCGGTCGGCCGGGCGTACATCTACGAGACGGTGGCCAGCAAGGAGGCCTACACCGCGGAGCTGATGCGCAGCACGCTCGCCTCCAGCGGCAACCAGGCGGCCACGCTGGTGCACTTCCTGGAGCGGCTGACCCCCGAGGAGGCGGTCGCGTTGGAGGCCGCGCTGCGGGTGTATCCGCTCGGGGATCACGGATGACGGCCGCCACCCCGAGCAGGTGACCGGCCTGCCCGCCCGCAAACAGACCCATCCGTGCGGGCGGCATCACCCCGCCCTGACCGCCGGGGACGCCGGTTCTCCATCATCTACCGCCCCGCCCGCAGCTGAGGGCCACGACAGGCCTGGCCGGAGCCGCGCCTGCGCCGACTCGCGCGGGAGAAAGCCGCGGGGACCTTGTCTCCGCGGCGTCATCGGTGGTCTCGCCGAGCGGCTGCCGGGAGAGGATGCGGGTTTCGGCGAACGCGGCGCGTGAACCACGGTGTCGAAAGCCGGCGGTGTCCGGATGCGGACCGGGTTCGGACACCGCCGACTTTCCTACCGGATCAGAGCCGGTCGAGGATCTCCTGCATCTGCTCGATCTCCGCCTGCTGGGCGGTCTCGATGGTCTTGGCGAGCTCCTTGGCCTTGGGGTCGGCCCCTTGCGCCTGCTCGGTCCCGGCCATCTCGATCGCCCCCTTGTGGTGAGCGATCATCAGCCGGCAGAAGAGCCTGTCGAACGCTGCCCCCTTGGCCGCCTGGAGCTTGACCATGTCCTCCTCGGTCATCATGCCGGGCATGCCGTGCCCGCCATGGCCTCCCTCCGGAACCGCAGGCCGGCCCCAGGCGGTCAGCCACTCGGTCATGGTGGCGATCTCCGGGTCTTGGGCGGCCTTGATCTTCGCCGCCAGCTCCTTCACCTTCGCATCAGCGGCCCGCGTCTCGGCCAGCTCGGCCATCTCCACGGCCTGCTCATGATGCGGGATCATCATCTGCGCGAACATGACGTCGGCGTCGTTGAAGGAGGCTCCCGGCGACTGGCTCGCGGTCGGCGTGGGGACACTGCTGGACACGCCGGCATGGCCTGTCATCGCATCATCGCCCCCGCCGCAGGCGGTGAGCAGCGCGAGGGCACCGGCTCCCGCCGTGACGGACAGCGCGAGCCTGCGAAGAACGGATCGGTTGGCGAACATACCTGGTGATCTCTTTCTGGTTCGTCGTATCTGCATGCCGATCGTCTGCGGACGGATCTCAGATGCCGTCCGCGCGGATGGTCGGCCTATATCCGCAGAACCGACAGGGAGGCCAGGCGCAGCGCCGTCCTTCGCGGGGGAGGGCGGGCGACGAGCAGCACCGGTGAGGCGTCGGCGGCTCGGGCGTCCTGAACCTGCCGCGTCCACGCCGACCACACGCCGAGGAAGAGAAGCAGGAGCGACGCCAGAACCGCCAGGCAGACGGAGGTCGGATCCAGAACGGGAAGGGGGTCACCGGGCAGGGGAAGCAGGTGCTCGATGCCGGTCTCCGGGACGGGGGCGGAGACAGGCCGGGCTTCCGGGATTTTGTGATCATCAGGTGAGGCATGCCCGGAGACGGCGGCCAGGCCGCCGTGTCCCCGTTCGTGGCTCAGGTGCCCCAGTGTGTGCATCCCGGCGATGCCGAGGATCAGAGCGATGAGAAGCCAGCGTGACACCTGCAGGGCGGACCGGCGGGATGAACCGTTCATCTTCCCCCTCGCCCGCGTACGACCCGGCCACTTCCTCCCAGCATCTTACGATGGATAGTCGTAGAAAATACGGAGAGGCTCCACGGTGGCGAGCGGCCGCATGGCGCGGGCCCACGATCGGAATGACCTCCGCGCCGGATCAGGCCGAGACACCCGATCGGTACCTCGCAGTTCCGACAGCAAGCGTCGAAGCCGGACCGGCCCCGCGGGTGGGCGCGCACGCCAGTGCACGCCCACCGTCGGTTCTCCGGGCGAGATCCCTACGAGGCGCCGGCGGGCGAGGCGTCGGTGGGCGAGGCGTCGGCCAGGACGTAACCGGCCCGGTCGACGGCCTGGCGGATCTCCTCGGTGGAGAAGCCCGTGCCACGGACGGTGACGACGCCGGTGGGCAGGTCGACCGAGACCCCGGTGACACCGCCGACCTTGCCGATCTCGGCGGAGACCGACGAGACGCAGTGCCCGCAGGTCATCCCGCCGACCGTGTAGACGTTCGCGTCGGCGGCTCGGGCCACCGCCTCGGCCTGGGGGGCGGTGACGGCGTCCGCGGTGCCGCATGAGCATGCCGTGCACATGAGGTTCTCCTCTCACATGTACCCCTATGGGGTATCTCATTGTGAGCTTAACATACCCCCAGGGGGTTCATATTCCCAGAGGGACCCGCGACGTCGTCGACGGGCGGCCGGTTCCACGCCGGAACGGGGGCACGAACCGCCCATTCGTTCACGTCAGAGGCCCACCCTGATATGCGCCGGACAGCTCCGGTACCACCCAGGACCCACTTCCTACTATCGCCAGTAGTACTTTTGGGGTCAGCTGGAGGGGCGGGCACGCCATGCCCGGACCCGGCGAGCCGGCAATTACGATCATGGAACGTATCCGGTCCCGGATGGGTACGGGATTCAGCCGGCCTTCCTGCACTGCCCGCAGCGGTGAAGACGCGCCGTGATCACGGCTTCGCGCCGAAGTACGGATCACATTCGGTCGAGCAGCTTCCTCATCTGCTCGATCTCCGCCTGCTGGGTAGTCTCGATGATCTTGGCCAGTTCCTCGGCCTCCGGACTGGTTCCCCGCTCCTGCTCGATCCTGGCCATCTTGATCGCCCCCTCGTGGTGGTCGATCATCATCCGCAGGAACAGGCGGTCGAACTCCGCCCCCTCGGCCGCCTCCAGCTTCCGCATGTCCTCGGGGCTCATCATTCCGGGCATGCCATGGCCCCCCATCCCCTCCGAGGGCGTCTCGGCCGGTGCGGGCGTCCCGGGCACGCCCCACTCTGACAACCAGCCCGTCATGGTGTCGATCTCCGGCTGCTGAGCCTCCTTGATCTTGCCGGCCAGTTGCTTGACCTCGGGGTTCGTGGCGCGCGTCTCGGCCAGGTCGGCCATCTCCACGGCCTGCCGGTGGTGTTCGATCATCATCTGGGCGAACATCACGTCCGCTTCGTTGAAGGACGCACCCGGCTGCCGGGTCGGGGAGGCAACCGGGGCATCGGCCATGCCGGCGAGCTTGGTCACGGTGCCGTCGCTGTTTCCGCAGGCGGTGAGCAGCGCGAGGGCACCGGCTCCCGCTGTGGCGGTCAGAGCGAGCCTGCGGGTGATGGATCGGTTGTCGGACATGACGTTTCCTTTCCATGCTCCTAGACACCGCCAGACCTGGCCGCGGGCAGGTCCACGGGACTTTCCCGCGCACACACTCGGTCTGCGCACCGGCCACCGGGGGCCGTTGAGGTGCATGGCTTGTCTGCCCGTAGCCGAGCCGGGTACACAGTGTGATCTTCAGGTTCCGGCGGCCGGAGCTGCGACGGGCGTACCGGGCGGGCCGGTGCCGCTGTTCCCCGGCAGAGCCGCGACCGTGCTCGGTGTCCGCAAGGCGAGGTCCTGGACGGTCATTCCCGATGGCACTGAGGTCGGGCGTCAACCCGCCGCCTGCCGAAAGACCCCGGTGCGCGGGACCTCCGGCTGTACCGCGGGACGTCCGACGGCGGTGAGATGGGGTAAGGGAACCCGGTGAACGGCAGGCGGCGGCCCGCCCCGCCGGGACCACGCCCGTGGGAGGCCGGCGGCCCGCGGGCCCGTCCCGCCGGATCGGGCCCGGGTGAGAGGGGTTCAGTGATGCAGGTGAAGGTCAAGGACGTCATGACCAGGCAGGTGGCCTCGGTCAACGGCAGCACCCCGTTCAAGGACGTCGCCGAGGTGCTCATCGCCCACGGGGTGAGCGCGGTCCCCGTCGTCGACGGTGAGGGGCACGTCATCGGCGTCGTCTCCGAGGCGGACCTGCTGCACAAGGAGGAGTTCAAGGAACGCTACTACCACGAGGGGTACCAGCCGCCGTTGCGCGCCCGGATGCGCCACCACCTCGCCCGGGAGGGCGACCACGGCCGCGACAAGGCCCGGGGCGACGTCGCCGCGGAGCTGATGACCGCCCCGGCGGTCACGGTCCAGCCCTACGCCTCGATCGTGACCGCGACGAGGTTGATGGAGGAGCACGGGGTCAAGCGGCTGCCCGTGGTCGACCGCGACGGGGTGCTCCAGGGCATCGTCAGCCGCCATGACCTGCTGAAGGTCTTCGTCCGCGGCGACGCCGACATCGCCGAGGAGGTGCGCGAGGACATCCTCGGCCATTCCTTGTGGGCCGAGCCCAACGACGCCACCGCCACCGTCTCGCAGGGAATCGTCACGCTCACCGGGCGCATGCACCGGCGCGGCGACGCCCAGCTCGCCGTGCTGATGACCCGCCGGGTGGACGGGGTCGTCGACGTGATCGACGAACTGGAGTGGGACGTCGACGACACCCCGGCCTGGAGGGCACGGTAACCATGCTGGTCAGAGAGGTCATGACACACCCGGTGGTCACCGTGCACCCCGGCGACACGGTGCGGCGGGTGATCAGGGTTCTGCACGAGCACGACATCACCGCGGTGCCGGTCCTGGACGACACCGGCCGGTTGGTCGGGATCGTCAGCGAGATGGATCTGCTGCGCGGCGAGTTCGACCCGGACCCCCGCGCGAGCATGCGTCCCCTCCCCAGCCGGCCGGCTTCCTCCGCCCACCGGGTCGAGGACGTCATGACCCGGCAGGTCGTCACCGTCACCGAGACCACCGACGCGGCCACACTCACCGACCTGCTGGTGAGCAAGCGGATCAAGAGCCTGCCCGTGGTGGCGGGCGACCACGTCGTGGGCATGATCAGCCGCCGGGATCTGATCGCCGCACTGGCCCGCCCGGACGAGGACCTGCGTTCCGACGTGATCGCCGCGCTGCGCGAGCAGTTCCCCTCCGGCCCCCGCTGGGACGTCGTCGTCCGTGACGGCATCGCGGAGATCCGCGCGACCACCGGTGAGACGGAGGAGCACGACCGGATCGCCGGCCTGATCGCCCGCACGGTCCCCGGTGTCGTCCGGGTCACGCGTCCCGGGTGACGTTCCACCGCCCGTCACGCGCCACCGGACGCGGCGACGGGCGTGGCGACGGGGTGGTCGGGCAGGCAGCGCGGACTGCGGTGCAGCTCGTCCATGACGACTCTGCCGGCCACGCCGAACACCTCCGCGAGCAGTCTGGGGGTGACCACCCGGTCCGGCGGGCCGTCGGCGTGGACTCTTCCTCCGCGCAGCGCCACGATGCGCTCGGCGAAGCGGGCCGCGTGATCGATCTCGTGCAGGACCGCGATGACGGTCAGGCCGCGCGCGGCTCGCAGTTCACGTACGACGGTGAGGACCTCCAGCTGGTGACGGATGTCGAGGTGGGCGGTGGGTTCGTCCAGGAGCAGGACGGGGGCCCGCTGGGCCACGGCCAGGGCCAGCCGGACGCGCTGCCGCTCACCACCCGACAGGGTGTCCAGCACCCGGCCCGCCAGGTGGGTCACCCCGGCCAGGTCGAGGGCCTCCTCGGTGTGGTGATCGGCGTCGGGTTCCCAGAGCATGCCGAGAGGGCCCCGGGCGGGATAACGGCCCTGTCGCACGAGCTGTTCCACGGTCAGCCCCGGCACTGGAGGCAGACTCTGGTGCAGCACGGCCACCCGGCGGGCGATCTGCCGGCGCGAGAGTCCGCTCAGCGGGATGCCGTCGAGCAGGACGACTCCCTCCGTGGGGGTCAGCAGTCCGGCGATCAGCTTGAGCAGGGTGCTCTTGCCGCAGCCGTTCACACCGAGGAGGGCGACGAATTCGCCGGAGGCGACGGTCAGGTCGACACCGGACAGCACCGGTTCGCGGCCGTAGGAGAAGGTCAGGTCACGTACCTGGACGGTCATGCGGTCCTCTCTTTCCTGGCGAGGGCGATCAGGACGGCGGCGCCGGTCAGCGCGGTGACCACCCCGGTCGGCACGCCGAGACGCTGGGCCAGCGCGCCGCCGGAGACGAGCCGGGTGAGCAGTTGGGCGAGCGCGTCCGCGGCGACCAGGACGACGGCCCCGGCCAGCGCGGCGGCGGGGACGCCCGCACGCGGCCCGCCCCGGGCCAGCCATCGGGCGGCGTGCGGTGCGACGAGGCCGACGAAGGCGACCGCGCCCGCCAGGCTGGCCGCGCCCGCCGTCAGCGCGACCGCCCCGGCGAGCGCCAGTGCACGTGCGGCGTGCGGAGGCACACCGAGCGCGTTGGCGTGGTCGTCCCCGCCGGCCAGC contains:
- a CDS encoding GNAT family N-acetyltransferase, whose amino-acid sequence is MRIDVTGAGGSGSPDKDPVFYDLGPMGPSRTLSAAEISSERLLLRRALHDADREGFIELSTDPEVQAYIGGPRPRSDVEQRFDAAIADATSKPGAYVIADSTTNRFIGTLMLARRSAEAPGHVTEDGGELELGYVLRRSAWGVGFAFEAATAVLRAAADELPDQPVLLVTQTANKRSLKLAARLGFRPVSTFEEYGAEQTLCVAPLSMFKI
- a CDS encoding TetR/AcrR family transcriptional regulator gives rise to the protein MVRGLSEKSRARREEMIGELLTLFLAEGFAAFSVEDLARRLRCSKSTLYLVAPSKEQIVVTVVRAFFKGAAARIEARVAVRDAGERLASYLEAVAGELRPASPAFYADLAAFAPANEVYLDNTRMAAGRVRDLVAEGVEAGRLRPVDASFVGAAVGQVMAAVQRGEIKAATGLDDAEAYRRLADLLMTGLTGDRVHR
- a CDS encoding BlaI/MecI/CopY family transcriptional regulator gives rise to the protein MRGLGELESTVMERLWSYRRPTSVRDVLEDLRREREIAYTTVMTVMDKLHKKGLLRRKAVGRAYIYETVASKEAYTAELMRSTLASSGNQAATLVHFLERLTPEEAVALEAALRVYPLGDHG
- a CDS encoding DUF305 domain-containing protein, with amino-acid sequence MFANRSVLRRLALSVTAGAGALALLTACGGGDDAMTGHAGVSSSVPTPTASQSPGASFNDADVMFAQMMIPHHEQAVEMAELAETRAADAKVKELAAKIKAAQDPEIATMTEWLTAWGRPAVPEGGHGGHGMPGMMTEEDMVKLQAAKGAAFDRLFCRLMIAHHKGAIEMAGTEQAQGADPKAKELAKTIETAQQAEIEQMQEILDRL
- a CDS encoding heavy-metal-associated domain-containing protein produces the protein MCTACSCGTADAVTAPQAEAVARAADANVYTVGGMTCGHCVSSVSAEIGKVGGVTGVSVDLPTGVVTVRGTGFSTEEIRQAVDRAGYVLADASPTDASPAGAS
- a CDS encoding DUF305 domain-containing protein produces the protein MSDNRSITRRLALTATAGAGALALLTACGNSDGTVTKLAGMADAPVASPTRQPGASFNEADVMFAQMMIEHHRQAVEMADLAETRATNPEVKQLAGKIKEAQQPEIDTMTGWLSEWGVPGTPAPAETPSEGMGGHGMPGMMSPEDMRKLEAAEGAEFDRLFLRMMIDHHEGAIKMARIEQERGTSPEAEELAKIIETTQQAEIEQMRKLLDRM
- a CDS encoding CBS domain-containing protein encodes the protein MQVKVKDVMTRQVASVNGSTPFKDVAEVLIAHGVSAVPVVDGEGHVIGVVSEADLLHKEEFKERYYHEGYQPPLRARMRHHLAREGDHGRDKARGDVAAELMTAPAVTVQPYASIVTATRLMEEHGVKRLPVVDRDGVLQGIVSRHDLLKVFVRGDADIAEEVREDILGHSLWAEPNDATATVSQGIVTLTGRMHRRGDAQLAVLMTRRVDGVVDVIDELEWDVDDTPAWRAR
- a CDS encoding CBS domain-containing protein; protein product: MLVREVMTHPVVTVHPGDTVRRVIRVLHEHDITAVPVLDDTGRLVGIVSEMDLLRGEFDPDPRASMRPLPSRPASSAHRVEDVMTRQVVTVTETTDAATLTDLLVSKRIKSLPVVAGDHVVGMISRRDLIAALARPDEDLRSDVIAALREQFPSGPRWDVVVRDGIAEIRATTGETEEHDRIAGLIARTVPGVVRVTRPG
- a CDS encoding ABC transporter ATP-binding protein, whose translation is MTVQVRDLTFSYGREPVLSGVDLTVASGEFVALLGVNGCGKSTLLKLIAGLLTPTEGVVLLDGIPLSGLSRRQIARRVAVLHQSLPPVPGLTVEQLVRQGRYPARGPLGMLWEPDADHHTEEALDLAGVTHLAGRVLDTLSGGERQRVRLALAVAQRAPVLLLDEPTAHLDIRHQLEVLTVVRELRAARGLTVIAVLHEIDHAARFAERIVALRGGRVHADGPPDRVVTPRLLAEVFGVAGRVVMDELHRSPRCLPDHPVATPVAASGGA